The following proteins come from a genomic window of Rhodothermales bacterium:
- a CDS encoding DPP IV N-terminal domain-containing protein gives MTHSPRILRLNPTTCISRFLVFLLLLLVVLPAAAQQRIKDMPGYDNYERMRTELADAFVSGAIQADWAEDSGSFEYNFNERRYRFDVATREATDIGEATRPNFGRFMGGPARGRQFESAVSPDSTLMATYRDRNLWLSDLDGSNERALTTDGSEEARTRNGSGSWVYGEELGQRTAMWWSPGSNRLAWFRFDESEVQDYFLQMDQTKIQSSLDIEAYPKAGSPNPKVDIFVWDRASGNTVRVDIRDGAPLTDDVVGHYAYNVGWTPDGSELLVNRTNRRQNIMEIAACQPLTGACRTVVREEWPASWVDNRPTMQFLEDGQRFIWESERTGWLNWYLYDLDGTLITPLTAHAFEVGNIVRVDEEEGVLWYMARSGDNHMKMQLHKVGLDGRGDRRLTDPTLNHAISPSPDGRWFVDVAQTHNQAPVSRLLDADGLVVATITESDTSGLEALGKEPVELFTFMAADGTTELHGILGKPADFDPTKSYPLLLSIYSGPKSNGARETFSTGSPLTEYGFLVASVDARSAGGRGKVFLDAIYEKLGITEIDDLAASVKALRERSYVDGTKVGIYGTSYGGYASAMALLRYPDVFQAASAASSVTDWRHYDTIYTERYMYTPQDNTAGYDAGSAMTYAENLEGHLMIYYGTADNNVHPSNSMQLIEALQAAGKSFEVQVGPDRGHTGINPYRMMEFFIERLLLAR, from the coding sequence ATGACCCACTCGCCCCGCATCCTTCGGCTGAACCCGACCACCTGCATCTCCCGATTCCTGGTTTTCCTGCTCTTGCTGCTCGTCGTCCTGCCGGCGGCCGCCCAGCAGCGCATAAAGGACATGCCCGGGTACGACAATTATGAGCGCATGCGCACGGAACTCGCGGATGCGTTTGTCTCGGGTGCCATTCAGGCTGACTGGGCCGAGGATTCCGGCTCCTTCGAATACAACTTCAACGAGCGGCGCTACCGGTTTGACGTGGCCACGCGCGAAGCGACGGACATTGGCGAGGCGACGCGGCCCAACTTCGGCCGCTTCATGGGCGGGCCTGCCCGTGGGCGTCAGTTCGAGTCGGCGGTGTCGCCCGACAGCACGCTCATGGCCACGTACCGCGACCGCAACCTGTGGCTGTCCGACCTCGATGGATCGAACGAGCGGGCGCTGACCACGGACGGCAGCGAAGAAGCACGCACCCGGAACGGCAGCGGCAGCTGGGTCTACGGCGAGGAACTGGGACAGCGGACGGCCATGTGGTGGTCGCCCGGAAGCAACCGATTGGCCTGGTTCCGCTTCGACGAAAGCGAGGTCCAGGACTATTTCCTGCAGATGGATCAGACCAAAATCCAGAGCTCGCTGGACATTGAAGCCTATCCGAAGGCCGGCTCTCCCAATCCGAAGGTGGACATTTTCGTGTGGGACCGGGCCAGCGGCAACACCGTTCGCGTGGATATCCGCGACGGCGCGCCGCTCACGGACGACGTGGTCGGTCACTATGCGTACAATGTGGGCTGGACGCCGGATGGCTCCGAACTGCTCGTGAACCGTACCAATCGCCGGCAGAACATCATGGAAATCGCGGCCTGTCAGCCGCTCACGGGGGCCTGCCGGACGGTCGTTCGGGAGGAGTGGCCCGCCAGTTGGGTGGACAACCGTCCCACCATGCAGTTCCTGGAGGATGGACAGCGGTTCATCTGGGAGTCCGAACGGACCGGCTGGCTGAACTGGTACCTGTATGACCTGGATGGCACACTCATTACGCCACTCACGGCGCATGCCTTCGAGGTCGGCAACATCGTGCGCGTGGACGAGGAGGAGGGCGTCCTCTGGTACATGGCCCGGTCGGGCGACAACCACATGAAGATGCAGTTGCATAAGGTGGGGCTCGACGGTCGCGGGGACCGTCGTCTGACGGACCCCACCCTGAACCACGCTATTTCGCCGTCACCGGACGGACGCTGGTTCGTGGATGTGGCGCAAACGCACAATCAGGCCCCGGTCTCGCGTCTGCTGGACGCTGACGGTCTCGTGGTCGCCACCATCACGGAAAGCGACACCTCCGGCCTCGAAGCCCTTGGCAAGGAGCCGGTCGAACTGTTCACCTTCATGGCGGCCGACGGGACCACCGAATTGCACGGCATCCTGGGCAAACCCGCTGATTTCGATCCGACGAAGTCCTATCCGCTCCTGCTCAGCATCTATTCCGGGCCCAAATCGAACGGCGCCCGCGAGACCTTCTCTACCGGTAGCCCGCTGACGGAGTATGGCTTTCTGGTGGCATCGGTCGATGCGCGCAGTGCGGGTGGTCGCGGGAAGGTATTCCTGGATGCCATCTACGAGAAACTCGGCATCACGGAAATCGATGACCTGGCAGCCAGCGTGAAAGCCCTGCGCGAGCGTTCGTATGTGGACGGCACGAAGGTGGGCATTTATGGCACATCGTATGGCGGATACGCATCGGCCATGGCGCTGCTTCGGTACCCGGACGTCTTCCAGGCGGCCAGTGCCGCATCGTCCGTGACGGATTGGCGTCACTACGATACGATCTACACCGAGCGGTACATGTACACCCCGCAGGACAACACGGCGGGGTACGATGCGGGCTCGGCGATGACGTACGCCGAGAACCTTGAAGGCCACCTCATGATCTACTACGGCACGGCCGACAACAACGTGCATCCGTCGAACTCCATGCAGCTCATTGAGGCGCTGCAGGCGGCCGGCAAGAGCTTCGAAGTCCAGGTGGGCCCGGACCGTGGGC
- a CDS encoding DUF4440 domain-containing protein yields MNIDMNTSRTFPPLLAAFLIAVATPFSARVSAAQNAKPTDPATPAGIHAVYEAFSRAYETVDLDLLRAQYTPDCRYLPAGGGSVPIQTCDKAMAGFEAMFAGAKADGRRLGITFRFVDRSVSGDLAHDVGYYDVVSGDADRHAYGKFVVVLKRQADGTWRIHVDGFSPTSREAYEGAASN; encoded by the coding sequence ATGAACATCGACATGAACACCTCCCGGACCTTCCCGCCCCTCCTTGCTGCCTTCCTCATTGCCGTTGCAACGCCGTTTTCAGCGCGCGTGTCTGCTGCCCAGAACGCCAAGCCGACCGACCCGGCCACCCCCGCCGGCATCCATGCGGTGTACGAGGCCTTCTCCCGCGCCTACGAGACCGTGGACCTTGACCTGCTGCGGGCCCAGTACACGCCGGATTGCAGGTACCTGCCGGCCGGTGGCGGAAGCGTGCCCATTCAGACCTGCGACAAAGCCATGGCCGGATTTGAGGCCATGTTCGCTGGCGCGAAGGCCGACGGCCGACGACTCGGCATCACGTTCCGTTTCGTGGACCGGTCCGTCTCCGGAGACCTGGCCCATGACGTAGGCTATTACGACGTGGTCAGTGGGGATGCCGATCGCCATGCCTACGGCAAGTTCGTCGTGGTGCTCAAGCGACAGGCAGACGGCACCTGGCGCATCCATGTTGACGGATTCAGCCCGACCAGTCGCGAGGCGTATGAAGGAGCGGCATCAAATTGA
- a CDS encoding carboxypeptidase-like regulatory domain-containing protein, which translates to MAIILAIALALQVSGTVTDSESGDALTGVHVFLAGTSVGSTTGTDGAYRFSIPQGRLEYELIASMIGYEVVSRVVSADSVSSYQIDFRLTPKTYELDEIGVSASNEQWLLDLQRFKELVFSTTPNAEECIIHEPEQLNLSSNPRTGLLTASTERPFSFSNNALGYDVTVHAFSFAADDHTYRWAGFMQFTELEADGRRQRRTWDENREKAWRGSARHFLSSLAREESSREGFHITSVERPGSIRDFRVAPDPEDAVDVVMADPRIPAWELRFNNVLAVTYVKEPEAMEYRVYQDRMGLRQREEWEETTGRLLPRNYRYSWLMLNGDYMVFDREGNEYGAYSMQRSGYWAWERLCDMMPAGYRP; encoded by the coding sequence ATGGCCATCATCCTTGCAATAGCGCTGGCGCTTCAGGTATCGGGCACGGTGACGGATTCCGAGTCGGGAGACGCCCTCACAGGGGTTCATGTGTTCCTGGCCGGAACGAGCGTGGGGAGTACCACGGGCACCGACGGCGCCTACCGGTTCTCGATCCCACAGGGCAGGCTCGAGTACGAATTGATCGCCTCCATGATCGGGTACGAGGTGGTGTCCCGGGTGGTGTCGGCCGATTCCGTCAGCAGCTATCAGATCGACTTCCGGTTGACCCCCAAGACGTACGAGTTGGATGAAATCGGCGTCAGCGCATCGAATGAGCAGTGGCTGCTGGACTTGCAGCGGTTCAAGGAGTTGGTATTCAGCACGACGCCCAATGCCGAGGAGTGCATCATTCATGAGCCGGAACAGCTGAATCTGTCCAGCAATCCCCGGACGGGCTTGCTGACCGCTTCGACCGAGCGCCCATTTTCATTCTCGAACAATGCACTGGGGTACGATGTGACGGTCCACGCGTTCAGTTTCGCGGCGGACGATCATACGTACCGATGGGCGGGGTTCATGCAGTTCACGGAGTTGGAGGCGGACGGCCGTCGTCAGCGGCGCACGTGGGACGAGAACCGGGAAAAGGCCTGGCGCGGATCGGCGCGGCATTTCCTGTCGTCCCTGGCGCGCGAAGAATCGTCCCGTGAGGGCTTCCATATCACTTCGGTCGAGCGTCCGGGAAGCATCCGGGACTTCAGGGTGGCACCCGATCCCGAAGATGCCGTGGACGTGGTCATGGCAGATCCTCGGATTCCGGCCTGGGAGCTCCGGTTCAACAACGTGCTGGCCGTTACCTATGTGAAGGAGCCGGAGGCCATGGAATACCGGGTGTACCAGGACCGGATGGGATTGCGCCAGCGGGAGGAGTGGGAGGAAACCACAGGCCGCCTGCTGCCCCGCAATTACCGGTATTCTTGGCTCATGCTGAACGGCGACTACATGGTATTCGACCGGGAAGGCAACGAGTACGGCGCCTATTCCATGCAGCGCTCAGGCTACTGGGCATGGGAGCGTCTGTGCGACATGATGCCTGCGGGCTACCGGCCCTGA
- a CDS encoding M56 family metallopeptidase gives MIEYFETTGLAAWDALWLPVLIWSVPALLVALVARSPRLSASQQVDLIVATLLALPVAVLMANLPWRPTSMESLVMLVPLPAEPVLRSPGVAATAEPNLTWLLLGLLTWIAALAASIGAIRFGASVTWVARIAGRSRPVTDANALSILGAARVRSGVGREVHLREWPGCASPLSCGVLRPVICVPDATDPALELILLHELEHHRSGDLWKTLAVGVVRSVFMLHPLAVWLARRFDQSVEEACDAAVVNRVGVPMRSYAVVLLQYATSRAEAVPGTARTSGTAHAPSTAPVLYLATKLKKRIEAMNQPSRALTSRPVGLLIGMLVLVLVSGLSACSDSAVDAALDTASPNESPREMFKIVEEMPELIGGMQALHDRIQYPALAKKAGIEGRVVMQVTVDKEGTPTDIKLLRGIGAGADEEALRVMQTARFTPGKQRGIAVPVQFAFTMYFTLDGKLPPPPPPQPATSALESSARETITVALSTEGLRVDGRPVQSGELLSVVEQRRSTSDPLLLLDIAPDTPMGSVFDAHSILTNTRMRFIMRMQS, from the coding sequence ATGATTGAATATTTCGAAACCACAGGTCTCGCGGCATGGGATGCGCTCTGGCTTCCCGTGCTCATCTGGAGTGTACCTGCCCTGCTGGTCGCATTGGTCGCCCGATCGCCCCGACTGTCGGCTTCGCAGCAGGTGGACTTGATCGTGGCCACCCTTCTGGCCTTGCCCGTGGCGGTGTTGATGGCCAATCTGCCGTGGCGCCCGACCTCCATGGAATCGCTGGTGATGCTGGTTCCGCTGCCTGCTGAGCCCGTTCTCAGGAGCCCTGGCGTGGCCGCGACCGCCGAGCCCAACCTGACGTGGCTCCTGCTCGGACTGCTGACGTGGATCGCTGCCCTTGCGGCGTCGATTGGCGCCATCCGGTTCGGCGCATCGGTGACCTGGGTGGCCCGGATTGCCGGACGTTCGCGTCCGGTGACGGACGCGAACGCGTTGTCCATTCTCGGCGCAGCACGGGTTCGATCCGGCGTCGGCCGTGAAGTGCATCTCCGGGAATGGCCCGGCTGCGCATCCCCTTTATCCTGCGGCGTCCTGCGGCCCGTCATCTGTGTCCCGGATGCCACCGACCCGGCCCTGGAGCTGATCCTGTTGCATGAACTCGAGCACCATCGCAGTGGCGACCTGTGGAAAACGCTTGCGGTGGGCGTGGTCCGGTCGGTATTCATGCTGCATCCGCTGGCGGTATGGCTGGCCCGTCGGTTCGACCAGTCGGTAGAAGAAGCGTGTGATGCCGCCGTCGTGAACCGGGTGGGCGTCCCCATGCGCTCCTATGCTGTCGTGTTGCTTCAGTACGCCACTTCACGTGCCGAAGCCGTACCGGGCACCGCGCGCACATCGGGAACAGCGCACGCACCGTCCACCGCCCCTGTCCTTTATCTCGCAACCAAGCTGAAAAAACGGATTGAAGCCATGAACCAACCCTCTCGCGCCCTCACGTCACGCCCCGTCGGGCTCCTTATCGGCATGCTGGTCCTGGTGCTGGTGTCCGGCCTGTCGGCCTGTTCGGACAGCGCCGTCGATGCTGCCCTGGATACCGCTTCCCCGAATGAGTCGCCCCGGGAGATGTTCAAAATTGTTGAGGAAATGCCCGAACTGATCGGCGGGATGCAGGCGCTCCACGACCGCATCCAGTACCCTGCGCTCGCCAAGAAAGCGGGGATCGAAGGTCGCGTGGTCATGCAGGTGACCGTCGACAAGGAAGGCACGCCCACGGATATCAAATTGCTGCGCGGCATAGGTGCCGGCGCGGACGAGGAAGCGCTTCGCGTCATGCAGACCGCCCGGTTCACGCCCGGCAAGCAGCGGGGGATAGCCGTTCCGGTCCAGTTCGCGTTCACCATGTACTTCACGCTGGACGGCAAACTGCCGCCGCCTCCTCCGCCGCAGCCGGCAACCAGTGCGCTTGAATCGTCTGCCAGAGAGACCATTACCGTAGCGCTATCGACCGAAGGGCTCCGTGTGGATGGCCGTCCCGTGCAGTCGGGGGAACTCCTGAGCGTGGTCGAGCAGCGACGGAGCACGTCAGACCCGCTCCTTCTGTTGGATATCGCCCCGGACACTCCCATGGGCAGTGTGTTCGATGCGCACTCCATCCTGACCAACACGCGCATGCGATTCATCATGCGCATGCAGTCGTAA
- a CDS encoding BlaI/MecI/CopY family transcriptional regulator, translating to MKRKTPTRLGETELEVLDIVWELGTASVADVLEIIRKKRKVAYTTVMTVMRKLADKGYLDFKEEGRTYLYSPGIPAEQVRGRLLSDVVSSVFGGSRVAAVRTLVESESLSIEQIDELRALVNSLGDASDD from the coding sequence ATGAAGCGCAAAACCCCGACCCGCCTGGGCGAAACCGAGCTCGAAGTCCTGGACATCGTCTGGGAGCTCGGCACCGCGAGCGTCGCCGACGTACTGGAAATCATCCGGAAAAAGCGGAAAGTGGCGTATACGACCGTCATGACGGTCATGCGCAAACTTGCCGACAAGGGCTACCTCGACTTCAAGGAGGAGGGGCGGACGTACCTTTATTCTCCGGGCATTCCTGCCGAGCAAGTGCGTGGTCGGCTCTTGTCGGACGTGGTCTCGAGCGTGTTCGGAGGATCGCGCGTCGCGGCCGTCCGCACGCTCGTCGAATCGGAGTCCCTGTCGATTGAACAAATAGATGAGTTGCGCGCCCTCGTCAATTCGTTGGGGGATGCGAGCGATGATTGA
- a CDS encoding PA0069 family radical SAM protein — protein sequence MAEHIHRRGRGAALNPANPYERFHLEEDPAELDEKERRAIPTTFHTDASRTILSRNDSPDVPFTWSLNPYRGCEHGCVYCYARPGHEYLGYSAGLDFETHIMVKHDAAHLLAETFERPSWKPAVVALSGATDPYQPAERRLRITRQCLEVFLRYRNPVALITKNHLVTRDIDLLAEMARLDIVHVNVSVTSLRDDVTAGMEPRTSRPARRLDAIRELTEAGIRCGVMVAPVIPGLTDEEVPAILAAAREAGAVRASWIPVRLPGAVEPIFREWLERVHPGRAEKVLARIRSMRGGELNDGRFGKRMQGEGPWADILNALFRQTTRRLGYEGRAEAEAGSEAGPRAEHFALTTRHFRRSQGDLFGLQGGRSVNTP from the coding sequence ATGGCAGAGCACATCCATCGGCGCGGGCGTGGTGCGGCCCTGAATCCGGCCAATCCCTACGAGCGGTTCCACCTGGAAGAGGATCCGGCGGAACTGGATGAAAAGGAGCGCCGGGCCATCCCGACCACGTTCCACACCGATGCCTCGCGGACCATACTGTCCAGGAATGACAGTCCGGACGTGCCCTTCACCTGGTCGCTGAATCCCTACCGGGGATGCGAGCACGGTTGCGTCTACTGCTATGCCCGACCCGGCCACGAATACCTGGGCTATTCGGCCGGGCTCGATTTCGAGACGCACATCATGGTCAAACACGATGCGGCGCATCTGCTTGCGGAGACCTTTGAACGGCCCTCGTGGAAACCGGCCGTGGTGGCACTCTCCGGCGCGACCGATCCGTATCAACCCGCGGAACGGCGTCTGCGGATTACCCGGCAATGCCTGGAGGTCTTCCTCCGGTATCGGAATCCCGTGGCGCTCATCACCAAGAATCATCTGGTGACGCGGGATATCGACCTGCTGGCTGAAATGGCCCGGCTGGACATCGTGCACGTCAACGTGTCGGTGACCAGTCTGCGGGATGACGTGACCGCGGGCATGGAGCCCCGGACCTCGCGGCCGGCACGACGCCTGGACGCCATCCGGGAACTGACGGAGGCCGGCATCCGATGTGGTGTCATGGTGGCCCCCGTCATCCCCGGGCTGACCGATGAGGAAGTACCCGCCATCCTTGCAGCGGCTCGCGAAGCCGGCGCGGTGCGTGCTTCCTGGATTCCGGTCCGCTTGCCGGGCGCCGTCGAGCCCATTTTCAGGGAGTGGCTGGAGCGCGTGCACCCGGGGAGGGCCGAGAAGGTGCTTGCACGCATCCGATCCATGCGAGGCGGTGAACTGAACGACGGCCGGTTCGGCAAGCGCATGCAGGGGGAGGGACCGTGGGCGGACATCCTGAACGCCCTGTTCCGCCAGACCACGCGGCGGTTGGGGTACGAAGGTCGGGCGGAGGCCGAGGCCGGGTCTGAGGCCGGGCCCAGGGCCGAGCATTTCGCGCTCACCACGCGCCATTTCAGACGCAGCCAGGGCGATCTCTTTGGGCTTCAAGGAGGGCGTAGTGTGAACACGCCCTAG
- a CDS encoding carbonic anhydrase family protein, producing the protein MNHPLGLILVSALVAVGAAGCQPDIEPTRVSTCEDWSYDGETGPAQWASLCSPTCAGDRQSPVDIVTASVVDANAESEAEPILFEYGETELTLFNNGHTIEEGDEHVEKENAITVGGTRFELLQIHFHSLSEHTIDGAHSPLEMHLVHRNEDARLAVIGVMIQEGAPNEALAAVWDQLPTLESSPHVEVHVDVEDVLPENRAYYQYDGSLTTPNGSNPAASCAEIVNWLVMKEAITMSADQIAAFQAIFDHNYRPVQPLNGRTIYGH; encoded by the coding sequence TTGAACCATCCGCTTGGCCTGATCCTTGTATCTGCATTGGTGGCCGTCGGTGCGGCAGGTTGCCAACCGGACATCGAGCCGACACGCGTCTCAACCTGTGAAGACTGGAGCTACGATGGTGAAACAGGCCCAGCCCAGTGGGCGTCGCTCTGCAGTCCGACCTGTGCCGGTGACCGGCAATCGCCCGTAGATATTGTAACGGCATCAGTCGTCGACGCCAACGCAGAATCCGAAGCCGAACCCATTCTCTTCGAATACGGCGAAACGGAACTGACGTTGTTCAACAACGGGCATACCATTGAAGAGGGGGATGAACATGTCGAAAAAGAGAATGCCATCACCGTCGGTGGAACGCGTTTCGAATTACTGCAAATCCATTTCCATTCGCTCAGCGAGCACACCATTGACGGAGCGCACAGCCCGCTTGAAATGCATCTGGTCCACCGGAACGAGGACGCACGCTTGGCTGTAATCGGGGTCATGATCCAGGAGGGTGCCCCGAACGAAGCGCTTGCTGCGGTCTGGGACCAGCTCCCGACGCTCGAATCATCGCCGCACGTAGAGGTCCATGTCGACGTGGAAGACGTACTGCCTGAAAATCGGGCCTACTATCAGTACGATGGCTCACTCACAACGCCCAACGGCAGTAATCCCGCCGCATCCTGCGCTGAAATCGTGAACTGGTTGGTGATGAAAGAGGCGATAACCATGTCTGCCGATCAAATCGCGGCGTTCCAAGCGATTTTCGACCATAATTATCGCCCCGTCCAGCCGCTGAATGGTCGGACGATTTACGGTCATTGA
- a CDS encoding two-component regulator propeller domain-containing protein, whose amino-acid sequence MPNFLPALLLMCTLLAMHPSHVAQARQDGWTAHTSMRSAIAVASGADDVWVATTGGAFGYRLSTGEIKTMTMVDGLSGVQPRAVAVDDVRDQVWLGYGDGVLDRVDLATGRVTVFRDIARATQFASRGINRIHVREHVLYIGADFGVVVFDPVRDEVRDSYTRLGTASPAIPVRDIAVGPAIDGTERIWTALPEGLASAPLSAPNLQDPSAWQLEFVGATVAANDIRSLAFSGSTLYVGTARDLYVRAADGNFLAMGLTAEPVSTLRSVEDGIVGAERFRVIRIFQNGVAQLTSIPGAQDPTGATRTPDGSLWASDANEGLLRLSDPSQGAIQADVQGVFNPNGPSAGNFSTLTVATDGTLWAGGANASNTGFHRRNPDGSWDDFTGRTYPVLNGKNRFLSVYSGDDATAWFGSEGGGLVHVVADELEIHDASNSSLLPATGTDNFVVVGGVAGDEQGRIWTTTRASGVPLHARDDNGTWRAFGPYVGEGLTSSATAYGRIHVDSFGQKWVIVRNETNFQLVRGLMVLQTGDISTPEDDRFRFFGSAGGAGLGLPSTTVTAITEDRDGLVWIGTSSGPAYFVNTGVVARDASARAIWPQWADRSNGTFMLFGLRINDIAVDPANRLWFATSEGAWLVEAGEGGFTPVQHFTTENSPLFSNEVLAVAVDDLSGEVYFSTDRGALSWSSDAVAPSLTARELTVYPNPLRLDATDAAEVMIDGLVEATDIRIVTAAGSLVRRLESRGGRVAWDARDETGQLVSSGVYLVIAVGRNDEGTAYGRIAVIR is encoded by the coding sequence ATGCCCAATTTCCTTCCGGCCTTGTTGCTGATGTGCACGCTTCTCGCGATGCACCCGTCCCATGTCGCCCAGGCACGTCAGGACGGATGGACGGCCCACACCTCCATGCGATCGGCCATTGCGGTCGCATCCGGAGCTGATGACGTCTGGGTGGCGACAACGGGAGGCGCGTTCGGATACCGTCTGAGTACCGGGGAAATCAAGACCATGACCATGGTGGATGGCCTGTCCGGCGTGCAGCCACGCGCGGTAGCCGTGGACGATGTCCGAGACCAGGTCTGGCTCGGATACGGCGACGGCGTCCTGGACCGCGTGGACCTGGCGACGGGCAGGGTCACCGTGTTCAGGGACATTGCCCGGGCCACGCAGTTTGCCTCACGGGGCATCAATCGAATCCACGTCCGGGAGCACGTCCTGTATATCGGGGCCGACTTCGGCGTGGTTGTTTTCGATCCCGTCCGCGACGAAGTCCGGGACTCCTACACGCGCTTGGGCACGGCATCGCCGGCCATTCCGGTACGTGATATTGCCGTTGGCCCCGCGATCGACGGTACGGAACGCATCTGGACCGCCCTTCCTGAGGGCCTCGCCTCGGCGCCGCTGAGTGCTCCGAACCTGCAGGATCCATCCGCGTGGCAGCTGGAATTCGTGGGAGCGACGGTTGCCGCCAATGACATTCGATCGTTGGCATTCTCCGGTTCCACCCTCTATGTCGGTACGGCCCGCGACCTGTACGTCCGTGCTGCCGATGGCAATTTCCTGGCCATGGGATTGACGGCCGAGCCTGTCTCCACGCTCCGATCCGTGGAGGATGGAATCGTGGGGGCCGAGCGATTCAGGGTCATCCGGATTTTCCAGAACGGAGTGGCGCAATTGACATCCATTCCCGGTGCGCAGGATCCGACCGGCGCGACCCGGACGCCGGACGGTTCCTTGTGGGCCAGCGATGCGAACGAGGGCTTGTTGCGGCTTTCGGATCCGTCACAAGGAGCAATCCAGGCCGACGTTCAGGGTGTATTCAACCCGAACGGCCCGTCTGCAGGCAATTTTTCGACGCTTACCGTGGCCACCGACGGCACGCTGTGGGCGGGGGGTGCCAATGCCAGCAACACCGGTTTCCACCGTCGGAACCCCGATGGGTCGTGGGACGATTTCACGGGTCGGACCTACCCTGTGTTGAACGGCAAGAACCGGTTCCTTTCGGTCTATTCAGGGGATGATGCGACGGCATGGTTCGGATCGGAAGGCGGGGGCCTGGTCCACGTCGTCGCGGACGAACTGGAGATACATGATGCGTCGAATTCGTCCCTCCTGCCAGCCACGGGGACGGATAATTTCGTCGTGGTGGGTGGCGTCGCCGGGGACGAACAAGGCCGGATCTGGACGACGACCCGTGCCAGCGGCGTGCCGCTTCACGCCCGGGATGACAACGGTACCTGGCGTGCGTTCGGACCGTACGTGGGGGAAGGGTTGACCTCCAGTGCAACCGCCTACGGCCGCATCCATGTGGACTCGTTCGGGCAGAAGTGGGTCATCGTGCGGAATGAAACCAATTTCCAGCTGGTCAGGGGATTGATGGTCCTCCAGACCGGGGACATCTCGACCCCAGAAGACGACCGGTTCCGGTTCTTCGGAAGTGCAGGGGGGGCCGGTTTGGGCCTTCCATCCACCACGGTCACAGCCATAACCGAGGATCGGGACGGATTGGTCTGGATCGGCACGTCTTCCGGACCGGCGTATTTCGTCAATACGGGTGTCGTGGCGCGCGATGCGTCAGCCCGGGCCATATGGCCGCAGTGGGCCGATCGGTCGAACGGGACCTTCATGCTCTTCGGGTTGCGCATCAACGACATCGCCGTAGATCCGGCCAACCGACTATGGTTCGCAACCAGCGAGGGGGCCTGGCTCGTGGAGGCGGGTGAGGGCGGATTCACACCCGTCCAGCACTTCACGACGGAGAATTCACCATTGTTTTCCAACGAGGTCCTGGCGGTCGCCGTGGACGATCTTTCCGGCGAGGTGTATTTCTCGACCGATCGGGGTGCCCTGTCGTGGTCGTCCGATGCCGTGGCGCCGTCCCTGACGGCCCGTGAACTGACGGTGTACCCCAATCCGCTCAGATTGGACGCCACCGATGCGGCTGAGGTCATGATTGACGGGCTGGTCGAGGCCACAGATATCCGGATAGTGACGGCCGCCGGCTCCCTGGTCCGTCGCCTGGAATCCCGGGGCGGCCGCGTGGCGTGGGATGCACGCGACGAAACTGGACAATTGGTCTCATCCGGGGTGTATCTGGTCATTGCCGTCGGGCGGAACGACGAAGGCACGGCCTACGGACGGATTGCAGTCATCCGGTGA